The DNA segment CGTCGCGCATCACGACCACCGTCACCGAGCGCGCATCGGCGGCGGGCGCGATTTCCACGATTTCGCTCTGCGCGATCCCGTTGCGTTGGACGTACTCGGTCGCGTGAGCGACGACCATCTGAGTGTTCGTGGTCGCCGGATTTCCAGTCAGATATCCGGCGCCGGCGAGCGCGCCGGCGTCAGCAGCCTTCTGGAGCCGGCCCCATTCGAGATAGAGCACCGCCATATCGGTGCACATGCCCATTGCGCCCAACAGAACCAGCACGATGAGGGTAAACATGACGGCGAACTGGGCTTTGGAAAACCGGTGTAATTTGCTCATTGCTCTCGCTTTTCCTTGCACTCGCACCCAAGCGAAGCACCTGGCATGCCAATTAGCTCAAACCTGTGATTAGGTTGTGAACTTTCGCCCGGCCCGTATCCGATGGACACATTTCCGCTGCCATATGGCCGTTTGCCAATTCGGCTATCGCCAAGGCCGGGACGGGCGCGCATAGCTATGGGGCAAAGCCTCCCCGTTTGGACGCTGCACGACAAACAGCCTATAAGGACAGCCATAAGTCTCGCTCAAGGAGGAATCGCGATGGCGGTCCAGATGCCCAGCCTCGAACAATTGCGCGCGGTCGCGCGTCAGTGCGGCCTGTCGCTGGACGATTCCGACCTCGAATCGTTCCGCGCCCTGCTTGCCCCCTACATCCGCTCCTACAAGATCGTCGCCGCGATGCCGGACGAGGTGCCGCAGGTCAAATATCCGCGCACCCCGGGCTATCGGCCGGGTCCGGAGGAGAATCCGCATAACGCCTGGTATGTCAGAACCTCGGTCAAGGGCGCACCCGAGGGCAGGCTCAAGGGCAGAACGGTTGCGCTGAAGGACAACGTCATGCTCGCCGGCGTGCCGATGATGAACGGGGCGGCGACGCTGGAGGGCTACGTGCCTGACTTCGATGCCACCATTGTCACGCGGATCCTCGATGCTGGCGGCGAAATCGCGGGCAAGGCTCACTGCGAATACTTCTGCCTTTCCGGCGGCAGCCATACCAACGCCACCGGCCCCGTGCACAACCCCCATCGCAAAGGCTATTCGGCGGGCGGCTCGTCGTCAGGTAGCGCCGTGTTGGTGGCGGCGGGCGAAGTTGATATGGCGATTGGCGGTGACCAAGGCGGCTCGATCCGGATGCCATCGTCGTTCTGCGGCATCTACGGGATGAAGCCGACGTGGGGGCTGGTGCCGTACACGGGAATAATGCCGATCGAGATCTTCGTCGATCATACAGGCCCGATGACGCGCAGCGTGGCCGACAACGCACTGCTGCTTGAAGTGATCGCCGGCGACGACGGCTACGACCCGCGGATCAAGGCGCCCGTACTCCATCCGTACTCGCGGATGCTGGAAGGCGGAGTCAAAAACCTCAGGATCGCGATCGTCAAGGAGGGCTTCGGCCATCCCAACTCCGAGGCGGCGGTGGACGAAAAGGTGCGCGCCGGCGCGCAGCGTTTCGCGGCGCTCGGCGCGCGCGTCGACGAGGTGTCGATTCCGATGCATCTGGAGGCGGGGGCGATCTGGACGCCGATCGGAACCGAGGGCCTCACGCAGACCATGATGTACGGCGACGGCTACGGGGTGAGCCGGGACGATCTCTATTCGACCTCGCTAATGGATTTCCATCGCGGATGGCGCCAGCGCGCGGGCGAGCTGTCGGAAACCACCAAGTTGTTTCTGATGCTCGGCACCTACGTGCGCGAGAATTACGGCTCGCGCTACTACGGCAAGGCGATCAACATCGTGCGCCGCCTGCGCGCAGCCTACGACGCGGTGCTCGCGCGCTACGACCTGTTGCTGATGCCGACGACGCCGATGAAGGCAACCCCGATCCCGGCTGCCGACGCCAGCCGCGAGGAATACGTCGCCCGCGCGCTCGAGATGATCGCCAACACCGCG comes from the Candidatus Binataceae bacterium genome and includes:
- a CDS encoding pilus assembly protein TadG-related protein, with amino-acid sequence MSKLHRFSKAQFAVMFTLIVLVLLGAMGMCTDMAVLYLEWGRLQKAADAGALAGAGYLTGNPATTNTQMVVAHATEYVQRNGIAQSEIVEIAPAADARSVTVVVMRDVPYYFFKMIGLTRAKVAVKAVAGVFPTTAACGVLPFGVQCTD
- a CDS encoding amidase; its protein translation is MAVQMPSLEQLRAVARQCGLSLDDSDLESFRALLAPYIRSYKIVAAMPDEVPQVKYPRTPGYRPGPEENPHNAWYVRTSVKGAPEGRLKGRTVALKDNVMLAGVPMMNGAATLEGYVPDFDATIVTRILDAGGEIAGKAHCEYFCLSGGSHTNATGPVHNPHRKGYSAGGSSSGSAVLVAAGEVDMAIGGDQGGSIRMPSSFCGIYGMKPTWGLVPYTGIMPIEIFVDHTGPMTRSVADNALLLEVIAGDDGYDPRIKAPVLHPYSRMLEGGVKNLRIAIVKEGFGHPNSEAAVDEKVRAGAQRFAALGARVDEVSIPMHLEAGAIWTPIGTEGLTQTMMYGDGYGVSRDDLYSTSLMDFHRGWRQRAGELSETTKLFLMLGTYVRENYGSRYYGKAINIVRRLRAAYDAVLARYDLLLMPTTPMKATPIPAADASREEYVARALEMIANTAPFDLTHHPAMSLPCGMVDGLPAGLMLVGRHFDEPTIYRAAFAFEQAKDWKTM